The Synergistaceae bacterium genome has a window encoding:
- the ribD gene encoding bifunctional diaminohydroxyphosphoribosylaminopyrimidine deaminase/5-amino-6-(5-phosphoribosylamino)uracil reductase RibD: MIRIKTATERQADDKEGDRAVKQAEQRRIDEHYMRIALSLAMRGTGSASPNPRVGAVIVRDGEIIGSGWHRHCGGPHAEVAAVDDAGGDVRGATVYVNLEPCCHYGKTPPCAQMLIEHGVSRVVAGITDPNPVVNCGGVTLLDKAGIEVTTGVLEDQCRWINRGFIRRMTVGRPWVMVKSASSLDGDIALEDGSSKWVTGPESREKVHMLRAESDALLTGIGTILADDPELSVRNAPGRTPLRVVLDSMLRTPPDARILESGNTLFFAGPEAPEERLYFFRGKGAEVEIIDTARDRQIEQILLKLCEKGVNYLMVEAGAKVTSAFFASGSVDEFSLFIAPKLMGNGIHYTEQLEFAFMENSISLKNIQYSHCGDDLWIKGVLACSPDL, from the coding sequence ATGATACGGATAAAAACAGCCACTGAAAGGCAGGCAGATGACAAAGAAGGTGATCGTGCGGTGAAACAAGCTGAACAAAGACGCATAGACGAACATTATATGAGGATCGCGCTGAGCCTGGCAATGCGCGGCACAGGATCGGCCAGCCCCAACCCCAGGGTAGGTGCTGTCATAGTGAGAGACGGAGAAATTATAGGAAGCGGATGGCACAGGCACTGCGGAGGTCCTCATGCAGAGGTCGCAGCTGTGGATGACGCAGGCGGAGATGTCCGCGGTGCGACTGTTTACGTAAACCTGGAACCATGCTGTCACTATGGTAAGACACCTCCTTGCGCGCAGATGCTTATAGAGCATGGCGTTTCCAGAGTTGTCGCAGGGATCACGGATCCCAACCCTGTCGTTAACTGCGGAGGGGTCACACTTCTGGATAAAGCGGGGATAGAGGTAACAACGGGTGTACTTGAAGACCAATGCCGATGGATCAACAGAGGTTTTATCCGCAGGATGACGGTCGGGCGTCCGTGGGTTATGGTCAAGTCCGCGTCGTCTCTTGATGGGGACATCGCGCTGGAAGACGGTTCCAGCAAGTGGGTCACAGGGCCGGAGTCCAGGGAAAAGGTGCATATGCTAAGGGCTGAGAGCGATGCATTACTTACAGGCATCGGAACGATACTTGCGGACGATCCCGAGCTCTCTGTCCGAAACGCTCCAGGCAGGACACCGCTAAGAGTGGTGCTGGACAGCATGCTAAGGACACCGCCGGATGCAAGGATATTGGAATCGGGCAACACTTTGTTTTTTGCCGGCCCTGAAGCGCCGGAAGAAAGGCTCTATTTCTTTCGAGGCAAAGGTGCGGAGGTAGAAATAATAGATACCGCACGAGACAGACAAATTGAACAAATTTTACTGAAATTATGTGAAAAAGGGGTAAACTATCTTATGGTTGAGGCCGGAGCGAAGGTTACAAGTGCTTTTTTTGCTTCCGGCTCAGTTGACGAGTTCTCCCTTTTCATCGCACCAAAACTTATGGGCAACGGCATACATTATACCGAACAGCTTGAATTTGCATTTATGGAAAACTCAATAAGCCTTAAGAATATACAATATTCCCACTGTGGGGACGATCTTTGGATAAAGGGGGTGCTTGCATGTTCACCGGACTTATAG
- a CDS encoding excinuclease ABC subunit UvrC produces MTKEELLRHVRSFPDKPGVYLMHGSDGMIIYVGKAKSLKRRVSSYFRHADKFASPRLRKLVGSICDISTIRTETEIEALILENRLIKLYQPFFNVDLKMNERYAYIKITSEKFPTIAVTRYKQDDGSVYIGPYVRVAEVRELLRLIERYLPLRSCSSDIDAQDRDRPCMRYSLGRCLAPCAGLCTENEYRDRVADVMMLLQGHGAELVERLRKRMDKAAQSLAFEEAARLRDTIRAIWRVSRQRHTMPDIPTGKENFLETLNALQKAFKLPMLPWRIDGFDISHTAGNETVGVVVVFEQGYPNTSLYRRFNIRTVDGIDDFRSMKETLKRRYKRCIDGEEPMPQLILIDGGAVQLEFALSALQELDLTNIPIISLAKEFEEIYIVGESKPLRLEHTDPVLCLLQSVRDEAHRYAITSHRAARGKNFRRSRLEDVPGIGKAKAAQLITKFGSTKAIRDVREEELASTPGIGPVLARRIIEHLSDDTDKNSH; encoded by the coding sequence TTGACAAAAGAAGAATTATTGCGCCACGTAAGATCTTTTCCTGATAAACCGGGAGTCTATCTGATGCATGGTTCAGATGGAATGATTATTTACGTGGGCAAGGCAAAATCATTGAAAAGACGTGTCTCCTCTTACTTCAGGCATGCCGATAAATTTGCCTCTCCAAGGCTCAGGAAACTTGTAGGATCTATCTGTGATATCTCAACTATACGTACGGAGACCGAAATTGAAGCGCTTATTCTGGAAAACAGGCTGATAAAGCTCTATCAGCCATTTTTCAATGTGGACCTTAAAATGAACGAAAGGTACGCCTATATCAAGATCACTTCCGAAAAATTCCCGACAATAGCTGTAACAAGATATAAGCAGGATGACGGATCTGTCTATATCGGTCCATATGTCAGGGTCGCAGAAGTACGCGAACTGCTCAGACTTATTGAGCGCTATCTGCCGCTGCGGTCCTGTTCTTCCGATATCGACGCGCAGGACAGAGACAGGCCGTGCATGAGGTATTCACTGGGTCGCTGCCTTGCTCCGTGTGCCGGTCTGTGTACTGAGAATGAATACAGGGACCGTGTCGCAGATGTAATGATGCTGCTGCAGGGCCACGGGGCCGAGCTTGTTGAAAGGCTCAGAAAGAGGATGGACAAAGCCGCTCAAAGCCTTGCCTTTGAAGAAGCCGCGCGTTTACGGGACACGATCCGCGCTATATGGAGAGTAAGCCGTCAGCGCCATACGATGCCTGATATTCCGACCGGCAAAGAAAACTTTTTGGAGACCCTCAACGCTCTGCAGAAGGCATTTAAACTGCCCATGCTGCCGTGGCGGATAGACGGGTTCGACATATCGCACACGGCAGGAAACGAAACAGTCGGTGTGGTGGTGGTTTTTGAACAGGGCTATCCAAACACATCTCTTTACCGGCGTTTCAACATCAGGACAGTTGACGGCATAGATGATTTTCGTTCGATGAAAGAGACGCTCAAGAGACGCTACAAACGCTGCATAGACGGCGAAGAACCCATGCCGCAGCTTATTCTTATAGACGGAGGTGCTGTCCAACTTGAATTTGCGCTGTCTGCGCTTCAGGAATTGGATCTGACAAATATCCCGATAATATCGCTTGCTAAAGAGTTTGAAGAAATATATATTGTCGGAGAAAGCAAGCCTCTAAGGCTTGAACATACAGATCCGGTACTTTGCCTGCTGCAGAGTGTTCGCGATGAGGCGCACCGCTATGCAATAACTTCGCACAGGGCGGCAAGGGGTAAGAATTTCCGCAGAAGCAGGCTGGAAGACGTTCCAGGCATAGGAAAGGCAAAGGCCGCACAGCTCATCACAAAATTCGGCAGCACTAAGGCGATACGTGATGTCCGGGAAGAGGAGCTTGCGTCGACGCCTGGCATAGGACCTGTTCTTGCAAGAAGAATAATAGAGCATCTGTCAGATGATACGGATAAAAACAGCCACTGA
- a CDS encoding bifunctional 3,4-dihydroxy-2-butanone-4-phosphate synthase/GTP cyclohydrolase II, which yields MFNTIEEAIADIKQGKMVIVVDDESRENEGDLVMAADCCRTEDLNFMLINARGLVCVPIGIEQAKRLNLTPMVDNSTDLLGTAFTVSVDYSEGTTGISAAERAATARALANPLSRPEDFRKPGHIFPLVARHGGVLKRAGHTEAAVDLSRLAGFNEGGVICEIMNDDGSMSRLPQLMKFSEEHGLKIISVEDLIRYRVIREKFVRKEAVVHLPTMWGDFMCHAYTSPYGDNPGALHLALVKGEVAGIDDVLVRVHSECFTGDLLGSLRCDCGPQLHKAMQMIENAGRGVLLYMRQEGRGIGLLAKLKAYELQEKGMDTVEANTALGFAPDLRDYGVGAQILVDLGLKRFKLMTNNPVKIAGLAGYGLEISERVPIEIPPNKYNEKYLNTKICKMGHYLHTSDPLYRDCKECNK from the coding sequence ATGTTTAATACGATAGAGGAAGCAATTGCCGACATAAAGCAGGGGAAAATGGTTATCGTAGTGGACGACGAGAGCCGCGAAAATGAAGGCGACCTTGTAATGGCGGCGGACTGCTGCCGAACAGAAGACCTGAATTTTATGCTCATTAACGCACGCGGACTGGTATGTGTGCCTATCGGGATAGAGCAGGCTAAACGCCTTAATCTTACGCCGATGGTTGACAACAGCACCGATTTGCTTGGGACAGCATTTACAGTCTCAGTAGACTATTCAGAAGGAACGACAGGCATCTCTGCGGCAGAGAGGGCAGCAACTGCCCGAGCACTGGCAAATCCCCTTTCGCGGCCCGAGGACTTCCGAAAACCGGGGCATATATTTCCGCTTGTGGCGCGCCATGGCGGTGTTCTTAAAAGGGCGGGGCATACAGAAGCAGCAGTGGACCTGTCACGTTTAGCGGGTTTTAACGAAGGCGGCGTTATATGCGAAATAATGAATGACGACGGCAGCATGTCGCGTCTTCCGCAGCTCATGAAGTTCTCCGAGGAACATGGACTTAAAATAATCTCCGTAGAAGATCTTATCAGATACCGTGTAATTCGTGAAAAGTTTGTACGTAAAGAGGCCGTCGTACATCTTCCGACAATGTGGGGCGATTTTATGTGCCATGCATATACCAGTCCATACGGAGATAACCCTGGGGCACTCCATCTTGCGCTGGTCAAAGGAGAAGTTGCAGGGATCGACGATGTGCTTGTCCGCGTACATTCCGAATGTTTCACAGGAGACCTGCTTGGTTCGCTTCGCTGTGACTGCGGGCCCCAGCTGCATAAAGCCATGCAGATGATAGAAAATGCCGGGCGCGGTGTTCTTCTCTATATGAGACAGGAAGGGCGCGGGATCGGCCTGCTGGCTAAGCTTAAGGCTTACGAACTCCAGGAAAAGGGAATGGACACAGTCGAGGCAAACACAGCTCTTGGTTTTGCCCCGGATCTCAGGGATTACGGTGTAGGCGCACAGATACTTGTAGACCTCGGGCTGAAACGGTTTAAGCTTATGACCAACAACCCGGTAAAAATTGCCGGGCTTGCCGGCTATGGACTTGAAATATCTGAGAGGGTACCGATCGAGATCCCGCCCAATAAATACAATGAGAAATATCTCAACACGAAGATATGTAAGATGGGGCACTATCTGCACACATCAGACCCTTTGTACAGAGACTGCAAGGAGTGCAATAAATAG
- the serS gene encoding serine--tRNA ligase, giving the protein MLDIKWIREHCDELAVMLADRNNSFPLDRFMELDALRRDTLLEVEALKEKRNAGAKQVGALKRSGQDPQSLMEEMREIGEKVKELDEKVNAIQAELDDLALRIPNRPHGSVPVGKDENDNVEIRRWGIPREFTFEPKPHWDLGESLGIMDFERGVKLAESRFTVLKAEGARLERGLMNFMLDLHTTQHGFLEVAPPILVNSNTMSGTGQLPKFAEDLYRCDNDDLWLIPTAEVPLTNLHSGEILNECDLPKYYCAYTPCFRREAGSYGRDMKGMLRQHQFDKVEMVKLSVPEKSYEELEHLTNCAERVLQLLEIPYRVICLCTGDMGFSASKTYDIEVWLPSQNCYREISSCSNCEDFQARRMNTKYRPASGGKPRFIHTLNGSGIAIGRCLIAVMENFQNEDGSVTIPSALRPYVGGMEKVG; this is encoded by the coding sequence ATGCTTGATATCAAATGGATAAGGGAGCACTGCGACGAACTTGCTGTAATGCTCGCCGACAGAAACAATTCTTTTCCGCTGGACCGCTTTATGGAGCTTGACGCACTTCGCAGAGATACCCTTCTTGAGGTCGAAGCACTGAAAGAAAAGCGCAATGCCGGAGCAAAACAGGTTGGCGCACTTAAGAGATCAGGACAGGATCCCCAATCTCTTATGGAAGAGATGCGCGAAATCGGAGAGAAGGTAAAGGAGCTTGACGAGAAGGTAAATGCAATACAGGCTGAACTCGATGATCTTGCCCTGCGCATACCTAACCGTCCCCACGGATCCGTTCCTGTCGGCAAAGATGAGAACGACAACGTAGAGATCAGAAGATGGGGGATCCCCAGAGAATTCACATTTGAACCCAAACCGCATTGGGACCTTGGCGAATCCCTTGGCATAATGGATTTTGAAAGAGGGGTAAAACTTGCGGAGAGCCGCTTTACTGTCCTTAAAGCCGAAGGAGCAAGGCTGGAACGCGGCCTTATGAATTTTATGCTTGATCTCCACACAACACAGCATGGGTTTCTGGAAGTAGCCCCCCCCATCCTTGTAAACTCAAACACTATGAGCGGTACCGGACAGCTCCCTAAATTTGCCGAAGACCTCTATCGCTGTGACAACGATGATCTATGGCTTATTCCGACAGCAGAGGTACCGCTTACTAACCTTCACTCCGGTGAAATTCTGAACGAATGCGATCTGCCGAAATATTACTGTGCTTATACGCCATGTTTCCGCCGTGAGGCCGGAAGCTACGGAAGAGATATGAAGGGCATGCTGCGCCAGCATCAGTTTGACAAGGTCGAAATGGTAAAACTGAGCGTCCCTGAAAAAAGCTATGAGGAGCTTGAGCACCTTACAAACTGCGCAGAGAGAGTCCTTCAGTTGCTTGAGATCCCATATCGTGTCATCTGCCTGTGCACGGGCGATATGGGATTCTCCGCCAGCAAGACATACGATATCGAAGTCTGGCTCCCCAGCCAGAACTGCTACAGGGAGATCAGTTCCTGCAGCAACTGCGAGGACTTCCAGGCACGCAGGATGAATACTAAGTATCGCCCCGCTTCAGGCGGTAAGCCTCGTTTTATCCACACACTCAATGGTTCGGGCATCGCAATAGGCCGCTGTCTTATCGCAGTTATGGAAAACTTCCAGAATGAGGATGGATCTGTAACTATACCGTCGGCTCTGCGTCCTTATGTGGGTGGGATGGAAAAAGTCGGTTAA
- the ribE gene encoding riboflavin synthase: protein MFTGLIETVGTIAAVQQKGDVWQLDISAPEIAAELHLGDSVSVSGACNTVVRYDAQGFSVEMMEETRNRTKLGRLKRGSHVNLERAMRFDSRLGGHLVAGHVDGTAQIVRIEAEQNTRKYFFAASPEILSGIVPKGSVAIDGISLTVIHVDESTFSAGIIPTTLTNTTLPELKTGDDVNIETDMIGKFVKSFLDARFSDKDGNAEVKNSLTWDKLVQYGWA from the coding sequence ATGTTCACCGGACTTATAGAAACAGTAGGTACAATTGCAGCCGTACAGCAGAAGGGCGATGTGTGGCAGCTGGATATATCTGCGCCGGAAATTGCCGCAGAGCTTCATCTCGGTGATTCAGTCTCGGTTTCCGGTGCTTGCAATACAGTTGTGCGCTATGATGCACAGGGCTTCAGCGTTGAGATGATGGAGGAGACGCGCAATAGAACAAAATTGGGTCGTCTTAAAAGAGGCTCGCATGTCAACCTTGAGCGCGCCATGCGTTTTGATTCACGCCTTGGCGGGCATCTGGTCGCTGGACATGTGGATGGGACCGCACAAATAGTAAGGATAGAGGCGGAGCAGAACACAAGAAAATATTTCTTCGCCGCATCGCCTGAGATTCTCTCCGGCATAGTTCCAAAGGGTTCTGTTGCGATCGACGGGATAAGCCTGACTGTTATCCACGTGGACGAAAGTACATTTTCAGCCGGGATAATTCCCACCACACTTACAAATACGACGCTTCCTGAGCTCAAGACCGGCGATGACGTCAATATTGAGACAGACATGATAGGTAAATTCGTCAAAAGCTTCCTTGACGCAAGATTTTCAGACAAAGATGGCAATGCAGAGGTGAAAAATTCTCTTACATGGGATAAACTTGTCCAATACGGTTGGGCATAG
- the ribH gene encoding 6,7-dimethyl-8-ribityllumazine synthase: MRVFQGNMIGSGLRFAIIASRFNELITSKLIDGAKDALTRHDVRHQDIDIYWTPGAWEQPVVAKEIALGGKYDAIIALGAVIRGDTTHHEYVAGEAAKGLAYVGLDQRVPVSFGILTCDNLEQALMRSGSKAGNKGADAALAALETANLLRELRSSDREGSEA; the protein is encoded by the coding sequence ATGAGAGTTTTCCAGGGAAATATGATAGGGAGCGGACTTCGCTTTGCGATAATAGCGTCAAGGTTTAATGAGCTCATCACTTCAAAGCTTATCGACGGGGCTAAAGATGCTCTTACACGGCATGACGTACGCCATCAGGACATCGATATTTACTGGACGCCAGGAGCATGGGAACAGCCTGTGGTTGCCAAGGAAATAGCGCTTGGCGGAAAATACGATGCAATTATTGCGCTTGGAGCCGTCATACGCGGTGACACTACGCACCATGAGTACGTAGCCGGCGAAGCGGCAAAAGGTCTGGCTTATGTCGGGCTCGACCAGCGTGTCCCGGTCTCGTTCGGAATACTTACATGCGACAACCTTGAGCAGGCTCTGATGCGTTCGGGCAGCAAGGCCGGCAATAAAGGCGCTGACGCGGCTCTTGCCGCTTTGGAAACAGCTAATCTCCTCAGGGAGCTACGCAGCAGCGACAGAGAAGGCAGTGAAGCATAA